The Myxococcales bacterium genome contains the following window.
GCGACGACGAGCGAGTGGTCCATCCGATGCTGGTACCACGTCGCCCGTGGTGGCGCCCACACCCTCGGCCCGACGCGCCGACGTACACTGCGCCGATGAGGATCTTCGCGTGTGTGTCCGGTCTGGCGGTGGTGGTCCTGACGTGCGCGACCGCGGCGTGCGGCTCGGACGCGTCGGCCGTCGACGCCACCACCGAGGCCGACGCGCCGAGCGTGTGCGCGCCGGCCTGCGGCGCCCACGCCGAGTGCGTCGCCAGCGCCTGCGTCTGCAGCGCCGGCTACATGGGTGACGGCCAGGCCTGCGCCGACATCGACGAGTGCGCGACCGGCAACGGCGGCTGCGCGGTCGACGCCGACTGCGCCAACACCGACGGCGCGCGGACGTGCGCGTGTCGGCCGGGCTTCGTCGGCGACGGCGTCGACTGCAACCCGGTGTGGCAGCGCGTGGCGGCGTTCCCGGCCGTCACCTACGACGCCGGCTCCCAGCAGCTGAGCGCCGCGATCGGCGCGCGCCTGTTCTTCGCGATCGACGGCAACGACGCGAGCTCGCTGTTCCGGTCGTTCGACACGGTCACGCACGCGCTGTCGGGCCCGCTGAGCGCGACCCCGGGCGAGTTCTGCGCCTGCGGGCTCGCCCAGGTCATCGTCAGCGACGGCGCCGCGCTGTTCATGTTCGGCAACCAGGGCAACCGCTACGACCCGGCGGCCGACGCCTGGACGCCGCTGGCAAGCTACGACGGTCAGCTCGGTCGCGGCGACGCCGGCGGCGCGTTCGATCCCACCACGGGCACGTTCGTCGTCGTCGGCGGTCGCGACGGCGCCGGCGCGTACCAGGGCTCGGCGATCCGGCTGACGACCGCCGGCGCGATCACGGCCGAGGCGGGCGCGGCCGCGGTCGAGCTCCGCGAGCCGCTCGCGTACGTCACGCCCACCGGCTCGATCCTGTACGTCGCGGGCGGGCTCGCCAGCGACAATAGCGCGCGCCGCCTGTTCCGCCACACGCTCGGCACCTCGACCTGGGAGGCGCTGGCCGACGCGCCGGCCGACCTGTTCCCGGGCCGCGGCATCGGCCTGTACACGCCGACGCTGCTCTACGCCGCCACTGACACCGGCGTGTACCTGTACGACACCGGCACCAACGCGTGGCGACCCGATCCGGTCGTGCCGCCGCCGGGCTTCCAGCGCGCGCTCACCGCCGCCGGCTCGGTCTGGGCCATCAGCAGCAGCGCCGCGACCGGCGTCGAGATCTACCAGCTGCGCGCGATCGAGTGACGGCCGGCGCCGTGGCGCTGGCACTTCCGCGGCCCAGGCGCCGCTCGCGCTCGAGGTGCCGTGCGCGGTGAGCGCCCGCCCCCGCGCCGTGTGACGGCTTTGCGGCACGATCGCCGGCGCGGCGTCATCGTGATGTCACGTCGCAGCGATCACCTCGTGTGATGTCACGAACCCGGCACGAACCGGCCGGGGCTTCGTCACCGAGCGGCGCCATGGTGGCCCTCGATGTTCGGAGGCTTTGAACAGGCCAAGGATGGCAAGGCCCGCAAGCGCTGGTTCGCCTCGGCGGGCACGTCGCTGGGCGTCTACGTCGTCGTCGGCATCGGCCTCGTCATCCTCGCCAAGCAGACCGTGGCGCGGGCCAAGGAGGAGCCGCCGATCGACGTCACCTTCCGCGCCGCGCCCGACGTGCCCGAGGTCAAGGACGACGCGCCGCCGCCGCCGCCGCCGCCGCCGACCAACCGGCCCAAGGTCAAGCGCCCCGGCAAGGTCGCGCCGAGCGCCCCGGTCGACATCCCCGACGCGCGCCCCGACGAGGGCACGCCGACCGGCGCGATCGAGACCGGCGCCGCCGAGGAGTACGGCGACGGCGACGGCGAGGTCGGTGAGCCGCGGACGCCACCGCCGCCACCGCCGCCACCGCCGCCGCCACCGCCACCGCCGCCGCCGCCGCCACCCCCGGTCGACGAGGCCGAGGTCGTGGTCGCGCCGGTGCCGCTCACCGGCAACGCGCGGCCGGCGTTCCCCGAGGAGGCGCGCAAGAAGGGCCTGCAGGGCGACGTCATCCTGAAGGTGCGCATCTCCGCGACCGGCGAGGTCGTCGACGTCCAGCTGATCCGCGGCGACGAGCCGTTCGCCTCGGTCGCGATGGCGGCGGTGCGGACGTGGCGCTACCGCCCGGCCCTCATCGACGGCAAGCCCAGCGCGTTCACCCGCCGCGTCCAGATCCCATTCCGCATCCGCCGCTAGCCCAGGCCCCAGGAGTCGATCATGAGCTTCAACCTCGCAGATGTCTTCAAGCACATGCAGCCCTTCGCCATGGCGATCGTCGCCGTGCTGCTGCTCATGGCGATGGCCGCGCTGTCGGTCTTCGTCGAGCGGATCTGGGTGTTCTTCAAGTCGCGCCGCATGGCCAAGCGCTTCGGCGCCGCGGCCGCGGGCGCGCTCGACCGCCGCGATCTGGCGGGGCTGATCAAGCTGTCCGATCAGTACGACGGCTGCCACCTGGCGACCATGCTCACCGCCGGCACCCGCACCTACCTCGGCGCGCTCGCCAAGCCCGGCGAGCTCGATCCGGTCGAGCTGACCCGGCGCGAGCTGACCCGCCAGGCCGACGCGGTGTCGGCCGACGTCCGACGCGGCATGAGCATCCTGGCCTCGGTCGGGTCGGTGGCGCCGTTCGTCGGCCTGCTCGGCACGGTCATCGGCATCATCGGCGCGTTCCAGGGCATCGCCGCCGAGGGCTCGGGCGGCCTGGGCGCGGTCTCGGCCGGCATCTCCGAGGCGCTCGTCGTCACCGCGATCGGCCTGGTCGTGGCGATCCCGTCGGTGCTCGCGTTCAACTCGCTGTCGAGCCGCGCCGACAACCTGCTGCTGGCGCTCGACCAGTCGCGCGGCGAGTTCATCGACTACCTCGAGAACCAGGGCAGCGCCGACGTCGGCGGCGGCCTGCGGGCGCCGCGCACCGACGACGCCCACCGGCCGCTCACCGTGGAGGCTCGCGCCAGT
Protein-coding sequences here:
- a CDS encoding energy transducer TonB; translated protein: MFGGFEQAKDGKARKRWFASAGTSLGVYVVVGIGLVILAKQTVARAKEEPPIDVTFRAAPDVPEVKDDAPPPPPPPPTNRPKVKRPGKVAPSAPVDIPDARPDEGTPTGAIETGAAEEYGDGDGEVGEPRTPPPPPPPPPPPPPPPPPPPPPVDEAEVVVAPVPLTGNARPAFPEEARKKGLQGDVILKVRISATGEVVDVQLIRGDEPFASVAMAAVRTWRYRPALIDGKPSAFTRRVQIPFRIRR
- a CDS encoding MotA/TolQ/ExbB proton channel family protein, with translation MSFNLADVFKHMQPFAMAIVAVLLLMAMAALSVFVERIWVFFKSRRMAKRFGAAAAGALDRRDLAGLIKLSDQYDGCHLATMLTAGTRTYLGALAKPGELDPVELTRRELTRQADAVSADVRRGMSILASVGSVAPFVGLLGTVIGIIGAFQGIAAEGSGGLGAVSAGISEALVVTAIGLVVAIPSVLAFNSLSSRADNLLLALDQSRGEFIDYLENQGSADVGGGLRAPRTDDAHRPLTVEARASASA